TGTAAATGCTTGTATAAAAGAAGAAGTACAAAAATTAAAACAAGGGAAACTTAACAGGGCAATGCTAAGTCCAGATGATATATTTCAGAAGTATTTAGATATAGCTTTTAGTAATGTGACCGACTATATTTCATTTGGACAAAAAACTATGACTATGAGAGATAAGAAAACAGGAGAGCCTTTATTGGATAATGAAGGCAATAAAATAGAATATCAATACAGCTATGTTGACTTTAAAGAATCCGACCAGGTAGATGGCTCCTTAATAAGTGAAGTTAAGCAGGGCAAGGATGGCGTAAGTATAAAACTCCATGATGCAATGAAAGCCCTTGACTGGCTGTCAAAGCATATGGATATGGCAACAGAAGAACAGAGGTTGAGAATGGAAAAACTTAGGGCTGAGATTGAGAAGGCTAAAGGTGATGGTGAACATGATGAAGCTAAGACATGGGCTGATAAAGTTCAAGAAATAGCATCAAAGAGGCGTGGCCAAGATGGATAATGGACTTATAACTCTACTTGATAATTATTGGGATAATCCTGTATGGTTCGCTGAGGATATGCTTAAATTCCATGCTGACAAATGGCAGTCTGACGTACTTATGGCACTGGCCGGCAATCCAAAAGTAAGTGTAAGGTCAGGACAAGGAGTAGGAAAAACAGGACTTGAGAGTATAGCTGTTACCTGGTATTTATGTACAAGACCATTCCCAAAAGTTATAGCTACAGCACCTACAAGACAACAGTTGTATGATGTGCTTTGGGCAGAAATATCAAAGTGGCTATCTGGAAGTATGGTTGATAGATTACTCCAGTGGACCAAAACAAAAGTATATATGAAAGGTTATGAGGAAAGATGGTGGGCTACTGCAAGAACTGCTGTAAAACCTGAAAACATGCAGGGATTTCATGAGGATTATATGCTCTTTGTTGTTGATGAAGCTTCTGGTGTTTCTGATCCAATTATGGAAGCTATACTTGGTACTCTTTCAGGATATGAAAATAAACTTCTCATGTGTGGAAACCCTACTAGAACCAGTGGAACATTTTACGACAGCCATAACAGAGACAGGGATTTATACAGGACTTTTAAAGTATCATCCTTAGATAGCCCTAGAACCTCTCAGGATAACATTGAAATGCTTAAAAGAAAGTATCTTGAAGATTCTGATGTGTACAGAGTCAGGGTGCTTGGAGAATTTCCAAAGGGTGAATCTGATGCACTTATTCCACTTGAATATGCTGAAACTGCTACAAGTACAAAGGTGAGTATAAAAGACTGTTTTACTTTTAACCTAGGAGCCGATATTGCCAGGTTTGGTAATGATAATACTGTTTTGGCTCCACGAATAGGGAACAGGGTATTTCAACTAAAGGAATATAGCAAGAAAGATACTATGGAAACCAGTGGGAACATATTGAGAACTGTAGATAATTTTAAGAATGAATACCACCAGATTAATAAAGTTAGAATTAAGATTGATGATGATGGATTAGGTGGAGGAGTAACTGATAGGCTAAATGAAGTTATAAGACAAGAAAGGCTTGGTTATGAGGTTATTCCTATTAAAAATGGTGCAAAGGCAGATGATGATGAACATTATTCAGATAAATCTGCAGAGATGTGGGGAAATATGAGAGATATTCTTGAAGAGAATTTTACTAATTTTGTACAAGGAAGAACTCCTACTATAGAGCTTCCTAACAATGAGAAATTAATTAAGCAGCTGTCAAATAGAAAATACAAGATTGACTCAAAAGGCAGGATAGATCTTGAACAAAAGGAGCAGATGAAAAAGAGGATAGGAGAATCTCCTGACTGTGCAGATGCAGTAATATATTCATTCGCTGAAAATGGCAATAGTGATTTATCTTTGTTGAAAGGGGTGAGAATATGGGGTTAAAGTCTTTTATTAAAAGTGTAAAATTGAAACTGCTGAATCCGAAGGGTGAGCAGATGCGTATATCTGGTGGAGCTGCTACATCAACATATCAATTGGATAGTTCACAGGTGGATTATGAACTTGCAAGGCAATTATATCAGAATAATAATGACGACTATAAATTGGGTGCTCCTTTTGTAAGACCTATAATAAATTCCACTGTAGGTTTTATGGGGGTGCCTCATTTTGATTGTGAAGATGATGCAGCTCAAGAAATACTGGATAGTTTTGCACTTGATAATACATCTAATATGCTTAAGACCCATACTGATGCCTTGAAGCTTGGGGATAGTTACGTATGGATTACAAGGGAAGAGGCTGTAAATCCACTATACCCCGATAAACCTAATAGATTGGTTTATAATTTTATCCCTCCAGAGCAAATTAAGGATATATTACTTGATCCAACTACCGGAGAACCAACCGCATATATTTTAAAAAGCCACCAG
This genomic interval from Clostridium kluyveri contains the following:
- a CDS encoding terminase B gives rise to the protein MDNGLITLLDNYWDNPVWFAEDMLKFHADKWQSDVLMALAGNPKVSVRSGQGVGKTGLESIAVTWYLCTRPFPKVIATAPTRQQLYDVLWAEISKWLSGSMVDRLLQWTKTKVYMKGYEERWWATARTAVKPENMQGFHEDYMLFVVDEASGVSDPIMEAILGTLSGYENKLLMCGNPTRTSGTFYDSHNRDRDLYRTFKVSSLDSPRTSQDNIEMLKRKYLEDSDVYRVRVLGEFPKGESDALIPLEYAETATSTKVSIKDCFTFNLGADIARFGNDNTVLAPRIGNRVFQLKEYSKKDTMETSGNILRTVDNFKNEYHQINKVRIKIDDDGLGGGVTDRLNEVIRQERLGYEVIPIKNGAKADDDEHYSDKSAEMWGNMRDILEENFTNFVQGRTPTIELPNNEKLIKQLSNRKYKIDSKGRIDLEQKEQMKKRIGESPDCADAVIYSFAENGNSDLSLLKGVRIWG
- a CDS encoding DUF1804 family protein, whose translation is MADKETVRKEYETGKYTFKQLANKFNISQGTIKSWAKRDKDNGQPWKKVATKTKNQNKKVATKKEVAEKEKEPVFEEVEEVLNNPELTDKQRLFCIYYSKRFNATKAYQKAYGCDYITANTNGPRLLVNACIKEEVQKLKQGKLNRAMLSPDDIFQKYLDIAFSNVTDYISFGQKTMTMRDKKTGEPLLDNEGNKIEYQYSYVDFKESDQVDGSLISEVKQGKDGVSIKLHDAMKALDWLSKHMDMATEEQRLRMEKLRAEIEKAKGDGEHDEAKTWADKVQEIASKRRGQDG